Proteins encoded within one genomic window of Paenarthrobacter sp. JL.01a:
- a CDS encoding LLM class flavin-dependent oxidoreductase — MTPPKRQLHLNAFLMSTGHHEASWRLPESDPFASTKIEHYQHLARTAERGKLDSIFFADSPVLFGEVGRRPAGKLEPTVLLTAIATATQRIGLIATASTTYNDPFNLARRFASVDWVSGGRAGWNVVTTAGPDAARNFGVDDQPAHAVRYERAAEFIEVAQKLWDSWEDDAILADKAEGVWGDDTKIRVIDHEGKHFRVRGPLNVPRSPQGHPLIVQAGSSENGKNLAAQYAEAVFTAHQTLAGAQQFYTDLKARTAAAGRDPEGIKILPGIVPVIASTEAEALRLDRELDELIKPEYAREQLARTLRLAPEDLPLDRQLPADLPSEDEIEGAKSRYTLIVELARREQLTVRQLIGRLGGGRGHRTFSGTPEQVADAIQEWFQAGAADGFNIMPPVLPSGLEIFVDQVVPILQQRGLFRTEYTATTLRGHYGLERPANRYAGSAAQELTSIGSAF, encoded by the coding sequence ATGACCCCGCCAAAGCGCCAACTGCACCTCAACGCCTTCCTCATGAGCACCGGACACCACGAGGCTTCGTGGCGCCTACCGGAAAGCGATCCTTTTGCTTCCACCAAGATCGAGCACTACCAGCACCTTGCCCGCACCGCGGAACGGGGGAAGCTGGACTCCATTTTCTTCGCCGACTCCCCCGTCCTCTTTGGCGAGGTGGGCCGGCGTCCGGCCGGAAAGCTCGAACCCACTGTCCTGCTGACGGCGATCGCCACCGCTACCCAGAGGATCGGACTGATCGCCACTGCCTCCACGACGTACAACGACCCCTTCAACCTGGCACGCCGCTTCGCTTCCGTGGACTGGGTCAGCGGAGGACGCGCAGGCTGGAACGTCGTGACCACCGCAGGACCCGACGCCGCGCGTAACTTCGGCGTGGATGACCAGCCGGCGCACGCTGTCCGCTACGAACGCGCCGCCGAGTTCATCGAGGTGGCACAGAAGCTCTGGGACAGCTGGGAGGATGACGCCATCCTCGCGGACAAGGCCGAAGGCGTCTGGGGGGACGACACAAAGATCCGTGTCATCGATCACGAAGGAAAGCACTTCCGTGTCCGCGGCCCCCTCAACGTTCCCCGTTCACCCCAGGGCCACCCCTTGATCGTCCAGGCCGGGTCCTCGGAGAACGGCAAGAACCTTGCGGCCCAGTATGCCGAAGCTGTCTTTACAGCCCACCAGACCTTGGCCGGCGCACAGCAGTTCTACACGGATTTGAAGGCACGAACGGCAGCCGCAGGCAGGGACCCGGAAGGCATCAAGATCCTGCCCGGCATCGTCCCTGTTATCGCTTCGACCGAGGCCGAAGCCCTTCGGCTGGACCGTGAGCTTGATGAACTGATCAAGCCCGAGTACGCACGCGAACAGCTGGCCCGGACCTTGCGGCTTGCACCCGAAGACCTGCCCCTGGACCGGCAGCTTCCCGCGGACCTGCCCTCCGAGGACGAGATCGAGGGAGCCAAGAGCCGCTACACGCTGATCGTTGAACTGGCACGCCGTGAGCAGCTGACCGTCCGGCAGCTGATCGGGCGGCTGGGTGGAGGCCGTGGGCACCGGACGTTCTCCGGCACCCCGGAACAAGTGGCGGACGCGATCCAGGAATGGTTCCAGGCCGGGGCAGCTGACGGCTTCAACATCATGCCGCCCGTTCTTCCTTCCGGTCTGGAGATCTTCGTGGACCAGGTGGTGCCGATCCTGCAGCAGCGCGGCCTCTTCCGCACCGAGTACACGGCCACCACACTGCGCGGGCACTACGGGCTTGAGCGGCCCGCGAACCGCTATGCGGGAAGCGCCGCCCAGGAGCTGACGTCCATTGGTTCTGCCTTCTAG
- a CDS encoding GNAT family N-acetyltransferase has product MLSPITVRPALPEDYDAVARITQDSYVTAGYYGDADHPYLQKLQDVAGRAEHAEILVAERNGQVIGSVTAAPAGGGFSDIGLADELELRTLVVDPAVQRSGAGRALVQAVVDQAKSMDGINAVSLTTGATWESANALYKRTGFDRAPERDWFVPGTDIKLFVYRLELGQS; this is encoded by the coding sequence GTGCTTTCGCCGATTACCGTCCGTCCCGCCCTGCCTGAAGACTACGACGCCGTTGCCCGCATTACGCAGGACTCCTACGTGACGGCGGGGTACTACGGCGACGCCGACCACCCGTACCTGCAGAAGCTCCAGGACGTCGCCGGGCGGGCTGAACACGCAGAGATCCTCGTCGCGGAGCGCAACGGCCAGGTGATCGGATCTGTCACGGCAGCTCCGGCCGGCGGTGGGTTCTCCGACATTGGCCTGGCGGACGAGTTGGAATTGCGGACGCTCGTGGTGGATCCGGCCGTCCAGCGCTCAGGTGCGGGCCGCGCCTTGGTGCAGGCCGTCGTCGACCAGGCGAAGTCCATGGACGGTATCAACGCCGTATCGCTGACAACCGGGGCGACGTGGGAAAGTGCCAACGCGCTGTACAAGCGCACCGGCTTTGACCGCGCTCCGGAGCGTGACTGGTTCGTTCCCGGCACCGACATAAAACTGTTCGTTTACAGGCTCGAGCTCGGGCAGTCATAA
- a CDS encoding LCP family protein, whose translation MQGRHESPDPNRPDPAAAAYPGQGKLVDGSLSTPPRRRRRWLRLGVIVIAAVLLGVLCFGGYWLWRLQSNISTSALGAGGSRTEGPVDDRKDRLQILVLGSDTRSGKNSQYGTADQSSGYGQSDVMMLVDISADNNNVNVISFPRDLMVDVPECKDQATNQQHAAREDAMINSAMAEAGIGCAVDTVNKLTGLEIDHFMMADFNAVKELSTKVGGVDVCVNSAVFDPDSGLRLPKGTSQVQGDQALAFLRTRHAFADGGDLGRIQAQQAFLGSLVRKLKSEGTLTNPQKVLDIADTMTSNLTVDTGLSSVPALLTIADRLKNIDPAKVNFITVPTVPAPSDPNRLALAEPAASQLFSALQHSADLSQGATTPPADASSAPAKPSFDKALQPVSVANGTSVTGRSNAIAATLAAAGYTKTTRLQAQPRPQTMVYYQAGFDDVASDIAALFGLPATGIQEVTGIEGVQLYAGEDFATGDKPAPAPAQGSIPSQTANDQTCQATNPAG comes from the coding sequence GTGCAAGGTCGTCACGAAAGTCCCGACCCCAACCGACCCGATCCAGCTGCTGCTGCCTACCCCGGGCAGGGAAAGCTGGTTGATGGCAGCCTCAGCACACCACCGCGCAGACGACGCCGCTGGCTGAGGCTCGGCGTCATCGTCATAGCTGCAGTCTTGCTTGGAGTGCTCTGCTTCGGCGGGTATTGGCTGTGGCGGCTGCAGTCCAACATCTCCACGAGCGCCCTGGGTGCCGGAGGTTCCCGCACCGAGGGTCCGGTGGATGACCGCAAGGACCGGCTCCAGATCCTGGTCCTGGGAAGTGACACCCGCAGCGGCAAGAACAGCCAGTACGGTACTGCTGACCAGTCATCCGGCTACGGCCAATCCGACGTCATGATGCTGGTGGATATCTCAGCGGACAACAACAACGTCAACGTGATCAGCTTTCCCCGGGACCTCATGGTCGACGTTCCCGAATGCAAGGACCAAGCCACCAACCAGCAACATGCAGCCCGCGAGGACGCCATGATCAACAGTGCCATGGCCGAAGCCGGCATCGGCTGTGCGGTGGATACCGTGAACAAACTCACGGGCCTGGAGATCGACCATTTCATGATGGCGGATTTCAATGCCGTCAAGGAGCTCTCCACCAAGGTGGGAGGCGTGGACGTATGCGTCAACTCCGCCGTCTTCGATCCCGACTCCGGGCTCCGGCTGCCCAAGGGAACTTCCCAGGTGCAAGGTGACCAGGCGCTTGCGTTCCTGCGCACCCGCCACGCTTTCGCTGACGGTGGCGACCTCGGCCGCATCCAGGCCCAGCAGGCCTTCCTGGGTTCCCTGGTCCGCAAGCTCAAGTCCGAAGGGACACTGACCAACCCGCAAAAAGTGCTGGACATTGCGGACACCATGACCAGCAACCTCACCGTCGATACAGGGTTGTCTTCTGTTCCGGCCCTGCTGACCATCGCGGACCGGCTGAAGAACATCGACCCCGCCAAGGTCAACTTCATCACTGTCCCAACGGTTCCTGCGCCCTCGGACCCCAACAGGCTGGCGTTGGCAGAGCCTGCGGCCTCCCAGCTTTTCTCTGCCCTCCAGCACAGCGCGGACCTCAGCCAGGGAGCCACCACTCCCCCGGCCGATGCATCCAGCGCCCCGGCCAAGCCGTCCTTCGACAAGGCACTCCAGCCGGTTTCCGTCGCCAACGGCACCTCCGTGACGGGCCGCAGCAACGCCATTGCTGCGACCCTGGCTGCTGCCGGCTACACCAAGACAACCCGGTTGCAGGCCCAGCCGCGGCCCCAGACCATGGTCTATTACCAGGCCGGTTTCGATGACGTGGCAAGCGATATCGCCGCCCTGTTTGGCTTGCCGGCGACCGGCATCCAGGAGGTCACCGGCATCGAGGGCGTCCAGCTCTACGCCGGGGAGGACTTCGCCACCGGCGACAAGCCCGCCCCTGCTCCGGCCCAGGGAAGCATTCCCAGCCAAACAGCAAATGACCAGACCTGCCAGGCAACTAACCCGGCAGGCTGA
- a CDS encoding RidA family protein, producing MRKTFGTGSVWEQTLGYSRAVQVDNTLFISATAASGPDGIVGDDFYTQTKYILEKLGAVLEDAGFSYDDVVQSKLYLTDISKWEDAGRAHGEVFGEIRPTLSLVHVLPFLDPQMLVEIELVAQKSA from the coding sequence ATGCGCAAGACATTCGGCACCGGATCGGTCTGGGAACAGACCCTTGGCTACTCCCGCGCAGTCCAGGTGGACAACACCCTCTTCATTTCGGCAACGGCTGCCTCGGGACCTGACGGAATCGTCGGCGATGACTTTTACACGCAGACCAAGTACATCCTTGAAAAGCTCGGCGCCGTGCTGGAGGACGCCGGCTTCTCCTACGACGACGTGGTGCAGTCCAAGCTGTACCTGACGGACATCAGCAAGTGGGAAGACGCCGGACGCGCGCACGGAGAAGTCTTCGGCGAAATCCGCCCGACGCTGTCGCTGGTGCACGTGCTGCCGTTCCTTGATCCCCAGATGCTGGTGGAAATCGAGCTCGTGGCGCAGAAGTCCGCCTAA
- a CDS encoding CitMHS family transporter codes for MLVLLGFAMIAVFMVLIMTKKLTPVLALIIVPTVFGLFAGAGLGIGPMVMDSMKSMTSTAALLMFAIIYFGLMIDVGLFDPLVKFILRKLGNDPAKVVLGTAILAAAVSLDGDGSTTFILTTAAMLPVYLRLKMSPVVLTCVAGLANGTMNILPWGGPTARAATALKLDVNDVFVPMVPSLIVGLIVVLVFSWLLGLQERNRLRTVAPGIWGDVADPSEAFDGGNGRGGAVAAGSSASGSGKGGSRTAGKPGTGGGAGVVVLERTEELVDEHDTAMADTALDPNRATLRPKLFWFNLALTVAVMVTLVANIVPLPFVFMVGSAIALLVNFPKVKDQGAQLIAHAPSIVAVVSMVMAAAVLTGVLNGTGMVKAMSEWLVQIIPADMGPFMAVITGLLSIPMTFFMSNDAFYFGVLPVLSETAAHYGVGAADMARASITGQPFHLQSPLVPAILLLVSLAKVELGDHHKKVLWRTAVISIVMLAVGVLTGAIGIG; via the coding sequence GTGCTGGTTTTGCTTGGATTCGCAATGATTGCGGTATTCATGGTCCTGATCATGACCAAAAAACTGACGCCAGTCCTGGCGTTGATCATCGTCCCCACCGTTTTCGGTCTCTTCGCCGGCGCCGGGCTCGGAATCGGGCCCATGGTCATGGATTCCATGAAGTCCATGACCTCCACGGCCGCGCTCCTCATGTTCGCGATCATCTACTTCGGGTTGATGATCGACGTCGGACTCTTTGATCCGCTGGTCAAGTTCATCCTCCGCAAGCTGGGCAACGACCCCGCCAAGGTTGTCCTGGGCACTGCGATCCTGGCTGCCGCTGTTTCCCTCGACGGCGACGGCTCCACCACCTTCATCCTCACCACGGCCGCCATGCTCCCTGTGTACCTGCGCCTGAAGATGAGCCCTGTGGTCCTCACCTGCGTGGCGGGCCTTGCCAACGGCACCATGAACATCCTGCCGTGGGGCGGACCCACCGCACGCGCCGCTACAGCACTGAAACTTGACGTCAACGACGTCTTCGTCCCGATGGTCCCCTCGCTCATTGTCGGCCTGATCGTTGTGCTGGTCTTCTCCTGGCTGCTCGGCCTGCAGGAACGCAACCGCCTCCGTACCGTGGCTCCCGGGATCTGGGGCGACGTCGCCGATCCTTCCGAGGCGTTCGACGGCGGCAACGGCCGCGGCGGTGCTGTTGCAGCCGGTTCCAGTGCCAGTGGATCCGGCAAGGGCGGTTCCCGCACCGCAGGCAAGCCGGGCACCGGCGGAGGCGCCGGCGTCGTGGTCCTGGAACGCACCGAAGAACTGGTGGACGAACACGACACCGCCATGGCCGACACCGCGCTGGACCCCAACCGCGCCACGCTGCGTCCCAAGCTGTTCTGGTTCAACCTGGCACTTACCGTTGCCGTCATGGTGACGCTCGTTGCCAACATCGTTCCGTTGCCGTTCGTCTTCATGGTCGGTTCGGCCATCGCGCTCCTGGTGAACTTCCCCAAGGTCAAGGACCAGGGTGCACAGCTGATTGCGCATGCGCCGTCGATCGTCGCCGTGGTCAGCATGGTCATGGCCGCCGCCGTCCTCACCGGCGTGCTGAACGGTACGGGCATGGTCAAGGCAATGTCCGAATGGCTGGTCCAGATCATTCCTGCGGACATGGGCCCGTTCATGGCGGTCATCACCGGCCTGCTGAGCATTCCCATGACGTTCTTCATGAGCAACGATGCCTTCTACTTCGGAGTACTGCCGGTCCTCAGTGAAACGGCCGCACACTACGGTGTCGGGGCGGCGGACATGGCCCGCGCGTCCATCACCGGGCAACCCTTCCACCTGCAGAGCCCGCTGGTTCCGGCCATTCTCCTGTTGGTCTCACTGGCCAAGGTTGAACTCGGCGACCACCACAAGAAAGTTCTTTGGCGCACCGCGGTCATCTCGATCGTCATGCTGGCCGTCGGTGTCCTGACGGGAGCCATCGGCATCGGCTGA
- a CDS encoding response regulator has protein sequence MAEDLRVLIVDDDFHVARLHAAYVDSVAGFMALAPAGSVSQALQAIHSLRPDLVLLDVYLPDGSGLDLLGQLDVDAVMLTAASDAQSIKVALRRGALGYLLKPFTAESLSQQLRSYARYRRILGQQTAVDQTTIERAKRSLIPGDVAPAAKPRSATEAAVLESLVPGDQYSAAEVAERVGVSRATAQRYLSSLADDGAVEIQLRYGSTGRPEHRYGVPG, from the coding sequence ATGGCTGAGGATTTGCGGGTGCTGATCGTGGATGACGACTTCCACGTGGCAAGGCTCCACGCAGCGTATGTGGACTCGGTGGCGGGCTTCATGGCGTTGGCACCGGCCGGATCCGTGTCCCAGGCGCTGCAAGCCATCCATAGCCTGCGCCCCGATCTCGTGCTGCTGGATGTCTACCTTCCGGATGGCTCCGGCCTGGATCTCCTGGGGCAATTGGACGTGGATGCAGTGATGCTCACTGCCGCTTCCGATGCCCAGTCCATCAAGGTTGCGCTGCGCAGGGGCGCGTTGGGCTACCTGCTCAAGCCCTTTACCGCCGAGTCCCTGTCGCAGCAGCTCAGGTCGTATGCCCGCTACCGGAGGATCCTCGGGCAGCAAACTGCCGTGGACCAGACCACCATAGAGCGGGCCAAGCGTTCCCTGATTCCCGGGGACGTGGCCCCCGCCGCCAAACCGCGCTCCGCCACCGAAGCGGCGGTCCTCGAATCGCTGGTCCCCGGCGATCAGTACTCGGCGGCAGAAGTGGCTGAGCGGGTGGGCGTCTCCCGCGCCACAGCGCAAAGGTACCTGTCCTCGCTTGCTGATGATGGCGCCGTCGAAATCCAGCTGCGCTACGGAAGCACCGGCCGCCCGGAACACCGCTACGGCGTCCCAGGCTGA
- a CDS encoding sensor histidine kinase, with protein MRFSTQTLLLQLGVVLLVVLLSGIVHAWLVYERIGDEAENQALTLARTVAADPDVRADVQAISKEEGTPPPDVLAAGPLQAAAEAARVRTGALFVVITDETGLRLAHPDLARLGERVSTDPSVALAGEEITTRNTGTLGPSAGAKVPVYSPGSTTIVGEVSVGYSVESLTESLVRDIAPIALTAGGALLAGVLASFLLRRRLQRLTLGLEPEEISTLVHDQVAVLQGVDDGVIGIAADGRISVFNAAASRLLDMPDATGRHWSSAAVPEQLKRLTKPAAQDAEAVEIVAGGRVLVASARKAWHRKEDLGWVVMLRDRTELQQLTQQLDAVGTMSTALRAQRHEFANQLHTIAGFMSIGQYDSAKEYLARISATGPLKFPVEQAELLQDPYLQAFIGAKGVEASERGVALRVGPETLVRGHVADPQDVTTVLGNLIDNAVSAAVAGSGDERWVDIELLDEQSHDGGALHIVVADSGDGLGELDPKEVFTEGFTTADRTSRPGAGQGLGLALVRQLARRRGGDVRVLETGTMGGPGAVFMASIPGVMDTDAPGNRDAGATMTEDNDG; from the coding sequence ATGCGTTTCTCCACCCAAACCCTTCTCCTTCAGCTCGGGGTGGTGCTGCTGGTGGTGCTGCTCAGCGGCATCGTCCACGCGTGGCTGGTCTATGAACGCATAGGCGACGAAGCCGAAAACCAGGCCCTCACGCTGGCAAGGACAGTAGCGGCCGACCCGGATGTCCGTGCAGATGTGCAGGCCATCAGCAAAGAGGAGGGCACGCCGCCACCTGATGTCCTCGCGGCCGGCCCCCTTCAAGCCGCAGCGGAGGCGGCCCGGGTCAGGACCGGCGCACTCTTCGTTGTCATCACGGACGAAACCGGACTGCGGCTCGCCCACCCGGACCTTGCCCGGCTCGGCGAGAGGGTCAGCACCGATCCTTCTGTGGCCCTTGCCGGGGAAGAAATTACCACCCGCAATACCGGCACCCTGGGGCCTTCTGCCGGGGCCAAGGTGCCGGTCTACTCCCCCGGCTCCACGACGATAGTGGGCGAAGTCAGCGTTGGTTACTCCGTGGAGTCGCTGACGGAAAGCCTGGTCCGGGACATCGCTCCCATCGCCCTCACCGCCGGCGGGGCCCTGCTGGCCGGCGTCCTGGCCTCCTTCCTGCTCCGGCGGCGACTCCAGCGGCTCACCCTCGGATTGGAGCCGGAAGAAATCAGCACCCTGGTCCATGATCAGGTGGCGGTCCTCCAAGGCGTGGACGACGGCGTGATCGGCATCGCTGCCGACGGTCGCATCTCCGTCTTCAACGCTGCCGCTTCCCGGCTCCTGGACATGCCTGATGCCACGGGCCGGCACTGGAGTTCCGCAGCCGTCCCTGAACAACTCAAACGGCTCACCAAGCCCGCGGCCCAGGACGCCGAAGCCGTGGAAATCGTGGCCGGCGGTCGGGTCCTGGTAGCCAGCGCACGCAAAGCCTGGCACCGCAAGGAAGACCTCGGCTGGGTGGTCATGCTGCGCGACAGAACGGAACTACAACAACTGACGCAGCAGCTCGATGCCGTGGGAACCATGTCCACGGCGCTCCGGGCCCAGCGCCACGAATTCGCCAACCAGCTGCACACGATTGCCGGGTTCATGAGCATCGGCCAGTACGATTCCGCCAAGGAGTACCTGGCCAGGATTTCGGCTACCGGGCCCCTGAAGTTTCCCGTGGAGCAAGCCGAACTCCTGCAGGATCCCTATCTGCAGGCCTTCATTGGTGCCAAGGGAGTCGAAGCTTCCGAACGCGGCGTGGCTCTGCGCGTCGGCCCCGAAACCCTGGTCCGTGGGCACGTGGCCGATCCCCAGGACGTGACCACAGTGCTCGGCAACCTGATCGACAACGCCGTCAGTGCCGCCGTCGCCGGTTCCGGCGATGAACGCTGGGTGGACATTGAGCTGCTGGACGAGCAAAGCCATGACGGCGGTGCGCTCCACATCGTGGTGGCGGACTCCGGCGACGGTTTGGGAGAACTGGACCCCAAAGAGGTCTTCACTGAAGGATTCACGACGGCGGACCGTACGTCGCGCCCGGGTGCCGGACAAGGATTGGGGCTGGCCCTGGTGCGACAGCTGGCGCGGCGACGCGGCGGTGACGTCCGCGTCCTGGAAACCGGCACGATGGGAGGGCCGGGAGCAGTCTTCATGGCCAGCATCCCCGGCGTGATGGACACTGACGCACCCGGTAACAGGGATGCCGGCGCAACAATGACGGAGGACAACGATGGCTGA